The DNA window CTTCAAAATCACCGTTCTTTACTTCACGAAGTGACTCTCCACTACCATTATTTTTATAAATATCTAAAGCAGGTACGTATTCAAGCGAGTTCCCTTTTTGCGCAACATGAGTAGCTCGAAGATATGGTGATGCTTCAGCACTCCACACATCCTCATTGTTTGCAGTGAAACCACCGCTTGTTGAATGGAAGACGGCTGTAATCAGTTTGCCATCATACGTTGCTACGATTCCTCTCGTTCCATCCACTGCCTCATTGGAAATTGGATGTTCAGCTTCAAACCCACCGTATACTTGGTCGGATGTGGTTGGTAACAAATCATACCCATCTATGCTACGTTTACCTAGGTTGGATAGAGCATACGTGCGTGCTGCAATGGCCTGTGCTTTTTGTGCCTCTACTTCAGCGTAAGGATTTGGTGGTAGCTCTCGTGGCACCACGCCATATAAATAATCTTCTATAGACAATTCATTAATCCCAGCTAGTGTACCGCTACTGTTAAATCCAACCTCTGCATGTCCACGATACTTTTTGCCATTCATTTTTACCAATTCTGAGGAAGTGATCACTTGAATTGGATTGGCAGACACTTTTTCCACTGTGCCATCTGATATTTTAAGTTGAGATTCTCCCTCAACCAAAGTGATTACTCTCCAGAATGAATCAGCTGCAGCCAAACCTTTCGCAACAACTTCATTTTTAAAATTTGTTCTTTCAGTAAAAGATGCATTTGTTGCAAACTCTCCAATTAGTAAGCGATATCCATTATTAAATGGCTCTAAATAAGTTGGATATCCTTCGTTTTCAGCGCGAGTCAACCAATCTGTGATATATGCATCACTCGAAGAAAATGCTGCTTGCAAACGATAATTGGACTTAACTATAGAGGAAGCACTTAATGTAACAGAAATCTCCTTATTTACATCTTCAAATAATACTTCTCCAGTCACTTTATCAATAAGAGCAAATTCACCTTCACTTCCAACTGTCAGCGATTCGACTGCTGGGACAACACCAATCCTAATGCTTGGATCTTCATCGCTAGCTCTTGCAACATTAATTCCACCAACACCTTGGAAAAATAAAACACTTACTAAGACAAACGCAACAACAAACCTGAAACTTTTCTTCAAGACACCCATTCCCCTCATAGAAATTTGTATTGCTAAACTACCATTCTCTATTTATCTGAAAATTCCTTTCACTTTTTTTAATTATTTTCGATATTATATTTTAATGAACCTTCTGGATTAGTCCTTCTAGACATCTATATATATTTTGCATTACTTAAAATACCCTCAAAACGAAACTTAGGTCACATTTCATATATTTACAATCTAGGTAAATTATGTACCTCACAACATTAGAATGAAAAAAAGTATCCTTCGCTCAAACTAACTGAGGAAGAATACCTGAAAAGTGCCTGTAATCCAGTGATTATTTACCTTAAATGACTAAACTATATGATGCTTCCTGTAAATTAGGTATGTACGACCACATTATTTTGTGCTAATATTTAGATTAGCAACATTTGGTATATACATTTTTTATATACTTATAACGGTCTTGTAGCTCAGTTGGGAGAGCACCACCTCGACAAGGTGGGGGTCGCAAGTTCGAGACTTGTCGAGACCATCCTTTTCACCAGCTTGTAAACGTTGATATATCAGTGTTTACAGGCTTTTTCTTTTAGTAAATTTTGAAACGGTTAAGAATTGTTTGGCTAAATGGCGACGGATTTGGCGACAGTATGAATTAATCATCATCCAAATAGGCTTTTATTTAATTTCTCTGCCGCTTCTTTTTGCATATTAGGTAATACATGCGAATAGATGTCTAATGTCATGCTTACTCTACTATGACCTAACCGTTCCGCAACAATCTT is part of the Psychrobacillus sp. FSL H8-0483 genome and encodes:
- a CDS encoding SpoIID/LytB domain-containing protein encodes the protein MKKSFRFVVAFVLVSVLFFQGVGGINVARASDEDPSIRIGVVPAVESLTVGSEGEFALIDKVTGEVLFEDVNKEISVTLSASSIVKSNYRLQAAFSSSDAYITDWLTRAENEGYPTYLEPFNNGYRLLIGEFATNASFTERTNFKNEVVAKGLAAADSFWRVITLVEGESQLKISDGTVEKVSANPIQVITSSELVKMNGKKYRGHAEVGFNSSGTLAGINELSIEDYLYGVVPRELPPNPYAEVEAQKAQAIAARTYALSNLGKRSIDGYDLLPTTSDQVYGGFEAEHPISNEAVDGTRGIVATYDGKLITAVFHSTSGGFTANNEDVWSAEASPYLRATHVAQKGNSLEYVPALDIYKNNGSGESLREVKNGDFEADWSRYYRWNFEWTAEEISQVVGTYFNTEVGKVLEINVTERSSSGRVATIEFITENGTFYEYKDRIRWALQYINANGSPAVLLSTLFIIEPVEDIETKEVTGFKVNGGGWGHGVGMSQVGAVGMAEKGYTFDVILKHFYQGIDLETRY